The genomic segment TTTAGGAGGGCATATGTCCCAGCCACCAGCACAGTGGAGAGTGGGCAGGTCACAGCCTCCAGAGCTGGTGTTCGTGTCTGTGCCATCACCAAATGTGTCTGCCCCACAAGGGGCAACGGGAACCAGGCACGGCGTTCCCAGAAGCCTCTATAAAATGCCAGCCTGAAACTTTGACCTTACAGGGTGATATTTTGCTGTCTGGGTGTCTTCTGCAGAGCAAACACTCAAAGCCAGTTCCCCTTAAACATCAGGCTGCATGTGAGTATATACAGAGATATGTATACTTGAAGACACCTTCGGAAAACAAACTTTAGCTGGGAGCTAGACAGAGGCCAGAGCTGAGATGAGAGATCTCAGGTCAGCTCTTCAGCTGACACAAAACGGGAGCAGCGCTATCGACTTCGGAGGAGGAGGTTGGTTCGCACCAGCTGTGAATTTGACTCTCCTATTTTTAGAGGCTGGTTCTGCTCCTGGGGCTAAATTGGATCTCACCTACGTGGTTCATACAGCAGGGCTGTTTCATTGCCTGAGTGTTTTGGTCCTTCTGGAGAGCAGTGTCAGGGTCTTACAATCTTCcttggtaatttttttcttcctacttgGCTTTGATTCTAaagtttttaattgaaaagttttCCTGAGATTACTTGTATGGGGAAACTCAGGAATGTTACTCTGAACTCAGCAGAAAAATGGATTTTGGCTATGCCACCACTGTGTAGACATACTTGTCCAGTTACAATGGCCTTGCTTCAAGATCCCGCTTTGGTTTATTTGGATTCGCTCTCCTAATTGTGCCCATGTTGCTGAGGGCAAGGTTGGTCAGCGAGGGCAGGCTGCAGCATGCCTGTGAGCTACCTCCAGGAGAGCCACATCGTGGCGCGTGGTCCAGGGTTGTCTGGTTAGAGGGGTATGAAGCACCTCAGCCCATCCATGGTAGATGTGTAACATGAGGGGGGATAATCGTCTTCCAGCGATTTCTCCTTTGATTAGAGGAAGAGTCTGGCTTAAACTTCACAGCTAACTTCTAGAGGGCTGATGCTTTCCATGCTGGATCTGTGCTGTGCCAGGAGTCGGTTTGTCCTTGGGGACCCCTGTGCGGATGCTTTCGGGAGGCCCAGGTCTCCTGACTGTCCCCAGCATGTTAATGCTGGTGTCTAGGGCCAGGTTTTTCTCTAGCGTGACTCAGGCTGTCTCCGCTGCTGATTCACTCCAGCCAAGGACCCTGGCTGTAATTTCGAGCAGGCTTGCGGTGCGGCTGCCTGCTGAACAAAGCCAGGCGAGTGGGTTTGACAACAAAATGAGCCGGTCTCTCTTGGCCAGAAAATGCCGAGAGCGGGCAGGTCGCATCCTGCTCTGTGCGGGGGCTTTGCCATGCCTGCGGTGGCAGCAGGCAGGGTACTTTAGCAGCAACGGGTGCTGTAGCGCCCTCCGCTCCCAGGAAGCCCAGCCTGTCCACACTTTGGTCCTAAAGGAAAGTAGAAGGAGGGCTTTTCTGCTCAGAGGCTTTTTTCGGGTGCTCTTGGAAACAGATGCTCTGGATAACGGACTCATCATGAGCTCATCCTGCCAGGAAGGAGGCCTGAATGTGATTGACTGGGGGGGAACAACACCAGACTGTTTCTTTTCACACAGCCTTTGATTTCCACCTCGTACTGTCGGTCCCTCCTTGTTCTTGCATCCAAGGTGAACCAGGAGGCCAAACGCCGACACTTTGAATGGCGCAGACATCTGATGTAGGAGCCTTTTGGGTCAATGCAGGGGAAAGCTCTTTGATCAGGTCCTCTTAAAGCTGCCTTTTTATGTCATTCCCAAACAGAGGCTGTTACAAGTCTCCCTTCATCGCCATCACACGTCCTCTCCATCACAACTCCAGCCACGGCCAGAGCCCAGCACACCTTCCCCTGTACCTATCACAGCACTTGGAGGAAGGTCCTGGACTGACATCCCAAGACACTGAAGTTTGTTGTTAACCCCCAGGATGGGTCCAGGGAACCTTCCCTGTCCATGATCCTTGGGCTTGGGGAAGAAGGGACTGACTGGGTGGGAGCAGCACAGCTCACCAGGTGTTGTGAGCCTGTTGTGCTCATTTGTGTCAAACGAGGATTTCTCCCATTCCTGGGAGGGGATTAGAAGAGATGTACCAAATGCAGGTGACATCAGAAGTATGTCTCAGGCTGCCCTGAAGTTGTCATCATGGCGGTTCATAAAATTGCCATCCTCCCCAAAGATTAATCACAATCTTTCTGTGTATCCCCCAGGAGGTTCAGCTAATGGCCCAGGtaatttctcctttgcaggtagTTGCTTTTGCCTCGCTGTTTTTCATCCTGGTCTCCATCACAACCTTCTGCCTGGAGACGCACGAAGCCTTCAACATCGATGTCAATGTGACGGAGACCCTTGTGGTTGGCAACACCACGACGATCCTGCTGACACACAAAGTGGAGACGGAGCCCATCCTCACCTACATTGAAGGTGTCTGCGTCCTGTGGTTCACCCTTGAGTTCCTGGTTCGCATCATCTGCTGTCCAGATAAGCTTCTCTTCATCAAAAACCTTCTCAACATCATTGACTTTGTGGCCATCTTGCCCTTCTACCTAGAGGTAGGTCTTAGCGGCCTATCCTCCAAAGCTGCCCGGGACGTGCTAGGTTTCCTGCGAGTGGTCCGTTTCGTCCGGATCCTCCGGATCTTCAAGCTGACACGGCACTTTGTGGGCCTTCGGGTGCTGGGCCACACACTTCGGGCCAGCACCAATGAATTCCTGCTCCTCATCATCTTCCTGGCCTTAGGGGTCTTGATTTTTGCCACCATGATCTACTATGCTGAGCGGATTGGAGCCAAGACGTCTGACCCGCGCGGGAGTGAGCACACTCACTTTAAGAACATCCCCATCGGGTTCTGGTGGGCCGTGGTCACGATGACAACCTTGGGCTACGGCGACATGTACCCTAAGACCTGGTCAGGCATGGTGGTGGGGGCTCTCTGCGCGTTGGCCGGGGTGCTCACCATTGCTATGCCTGTCCCTGTCATTGTCAATAACTTTGGGATGTATTATTCGCTGGCCATGGCCAAGCAGAAGCtgccaaagaagaagaaaaagcatatACCCCGTCCGGCCCCGCTGGACTCCCCTACCTACTGCAAATCCGAGGAAAACTCTCCCCGCAACAGCACTCAGAGCGACACTTGTCCCCTGGCAGTAGAGGAGGGGGCAGCTGAACGGAAACGGTCAGGTGAGACCTCAAAACCCTGGGGCTGGGCCAAGGGAAGGGGAGACTTCTGGGAGCCCCCAAGGGAGCGTTTGTTGTCCCCTCTGTCCCATCagcctggtgctgcagaggccctGGGGACTGGCCCTGCCGCAGAATGCAGCTCCTTGCTCTCCTGGCAGTGAGATCTTGGTgcaaagacagctggggcccTCGGGTGCCGGGTTATTTTGTGCTGTATGGGTAGACTGGGATGCTGGTAGATCAAGATCCCCCCCCTCTGAGGGGGGCAGAATCCCTGGGGAAGGCCCATATTCTGCTCTCTTAATGGTATAGATGAAGTCACCCTGGTGCAATTTAGGGTATCCCTACCTAACCTACATCTTCCTTACCCTGACAGAGGTAAGACCATTGGTCCAATTCTCATTTTAGCCTGGTAATGCCCTTGGGGTTagattttcttttgcttcctccCATCATAATGGAGAGGTGGCTTCACCAAAATGGATAAATGTATGGATGCTCCCTGGGGTCTGACCTCCACCTCCACATTTGTCTTCTAGTAAACTGAGCACCTCTGCATGGCAAGGCCAACGCTGGTCCAAATCCTGTGCACAGGAAGGAGCAAAATCAGCCTCTGTACATTCATTATCTGGCCTCATGGCAATGAGCTGAAAAATCTGGGTTGGCTCGTCTTTTTTTTCAGGTTGCGGTTGGTGTTTGTGGCTGGAGAGGGCATGTCACTGACTTCACAGCATCCAGCCATGGGCAGTCTTTGGTGGGCAGCATTGCTTGGGCTGAGCTCCTGGGGAGGGCAGGAGCCCTGCTGTGGTATCGCTGCTTGGCCCGGAGGCTGCTTGCCTTCTTCAGCTGGGTTTGCAGCCAAAGGCACCTCCAGGTCCCTGGTTCAAACCCATCTGGCTTTCTGAGTGACTTTCAAAGGCCAGCAGCAAAGGGTGTAGCAGAGGGCCAACAGTGACCAGGGTGAAATGAGTTGGCTGGGTGAATGTCCTGGTCCTGGTGGGCTGGTACCTGTCGATCAGCTGCCAAGCCTGTTGGCACCAACGTGCTTGGCAGTGTTGGCAGCAGGGCACGGAGACTGAATGGGCTCAGCCTGCTCGCCAACGAGAGGGCTGACATCTTGGGACTGTGCTTTGGGCACATCTAGGAGAGAAGTCGGCTTCGCAGCAATTAAACAAGGCGTCAGGGCTGTCGTAGCCCAGTGTCCAGCACCAGCACTGCGTTCCCTGAGGTCTACCCTGAACAGCAGCAGTGGGACAGCTGGCCACGTGTGTCTGACAGTGATGCTCATTCACCCTGTTTGACTTGGGGAGGTCTGAATGCTCCAGATGGGTGTTTCCACCTTATAAAACTCCCATTCCCACGTGCTCATGCAGCCCATCTGCCCCAGGAGCCCTGGGCAGCAGTGAGCAGTGAGAGGAGCTCCCCCCACTCTGCAGGCAGCAGGTCAGCCTGGTCCCTTTACCCCAGCATTGATCTAGGAGCACAGTCCAGGGAGCCAGATCCTCACCTGGCATAACATCCTCTCAGCTAATGAGTCTCAGAGTCAGATGACATAAATTAGCACTTCACCACCACAGTGAGCAGCCCAGATTTCCTCAGCTGGTGTGAATTTTGGAGAGCTAATTCTCACCAACTGGGTGGGCGGATGGGTCTCAAAGACCAGGGGTGTTTCTTCCCCTTGCCAATCTTGCTTGGCTCCTCACAGGGTGTATAACTCTCAGCAGGAAGAATTGCTGTTTAGGATTAAAATCTGGCATGGTCCTGCTTCCCCAGACACTGTAAGTTAGCATGTCCAGGCTGGGATCACTGCCTGAATCCTTGGGTGTttttctgggccatctgcagtcTGGTCCTCTGCTTCCTTGAGTGGTCTAAACAAACCCTTCTGGCCACCCCTGAATCTTGGGAGCAGCTTGTCCTGTGGGTGACTGACTGCTGATGGGTCTCTGCTCTCTTCTTGCAGACTCTAAGCAGAATGGTGAAGCCAATGTGGTGCTGTCAGATGAGGAACAGCCGCTGTCGCCGTCCGATGAAGAGAAGCGGCCTATGCGGCGCTCCAGCACGAGAGATAAGAACAAGAAATCTTCCACGTGCTTCCTGCTGGCCACGGGTGACTTCTCCTGCGCAGCAGATGGAGGCATCCAGAAAGGTATGGGGGAGGCTAGAGGTGTTTGCTGGCCAGAGCCAGCCCGTGGGCTGGAGAGGGTGAGGATGGAGGAGTGAGGTTGATGCCCTGGGGGAGTGGATGCTCTAAGCCCTGCCTGTACTCATGTTGCTTTGCTGGGGTCAAACCCCTTGCACCTACGCAAGGACAGCTGGTGGCTGTCAATGCCATGGGCTGGCCCTTAAGGTGCCAAATGGCCCTGGGGTTTGACTCCCTTCAGGCTCAGCCTCCGCTTTGTGATGCTAGCGAAGGATTTGACCAGCATGTCTAGGTATGGATTTATTACATCTGAGGCCATGGTTCATCTCCATCTGCCTGTCTGTCTTCTGCTCCCCCCATCTCCAGCTCCTGCAAACATACCTGTCTTCCTGCCTCTCCATTGGCTTCATCTCCATCCACCATGCCTCTCTGTGCTAGCTATGCCCtttttgtttcctcctcccccaagACCTTCTCCCCTGGTTGCCAGCATTTGGGAGCTGCGACCCCATGCTGGCCAGACTGCTGCCTCTGGGGACAAGCCTGTCCCTCTGCTCACCAGTGCTCTGGCTCCTATCGTCCCTCCAGCTCTTCTCCCTGGTCCCCATCCAGCCATCTCAGGCTGGTAGGAAGGGGAGAGCTCcactggggaggcagtgaggttGAGACTGAAGTTGGCCAAAAGGTTTTCATTAGGGGAAAGAAGGCTGGgggtttttccttttctcttgtgaTGAGTTTTGATGGGTTCGAGCCCTTTACTGGGAAACAGcggtgtgccaagcactgccttggtgAAAGCATTGGGCTACCAGGAAGGGTGTCTGTTCCAGGGTTTGGAAAGTGAGTTTTGCTAAGCCTGAAGTTTTGAGGTTTTCTATGGAAAGCGTTGGGGGAGACCAGTCAGGAAAACAAGCCAGCTCCTCTTCCTGAGACAAAACAACTGGCCTCTTCAGCCTGGTCCCTCTGCACTGTCCTTCAGCCCTTCTCTGCTCCACCAGTGAGCATGCCTGGTGTTTGTCCCCAGCACCCTGGAGCCTGGGCCCTGGGAGGGTGAATCCAGGGCCTACCCTGAGCTACCAAACCCATCTGCATCTCTGATTGCCAGGTTAAGCCTTAGGACCTGGCTTGGTTCTCTAGCTCTTTCTTATTCACCTGTGTGTCCGGGGTGGTGTGGGATAGTATAGCTGAAGAGCTGACCTGCCTCTGCCTCCGTGGTACCATCTAATCCTTGGTTGCTTGCTGGGATCAGTGTGCACGACTTGGGACCAGACAGGAGGAAAGAGGACATGTTGCGTCTCTGAGCTGCAGGCCAGAGTCTGCTAGCTTATGGTGTTGGTGCTTCACAGGTCCTCTGAGTCTGTTGCTTTTTAATCACTTGGGATGATAAAGACTAGATGGGCTGGGACAGGGGGACCTTGGCTTTGGGTCTGCAGcatccagccctggtgctgggttCATCCCATGTTCCTGGAAG from the Apteryx mantelli isolate bAptMan1 chromosome 25, bAptMan1.hap1, whole genome shotgun sequence genome contains:
- the KCNC4 gene encoding voltage-gated potassium channel KCNC4, which encodes MISSVCVSSYRGRKSGNKPPSKTCLKEEMGKGEDSDKITINVGGTRHETYKSTLRTLPGTRLAWLADPDAQSNFDFDGKSNEFFFDRHPGIFSYVLNYYRTGKLHCPADICGPLFEEELTYWGIDETDVEPCCWMTYRQHRDAEEALDIFESPEPGGGAGGEEPEEEGGREMALQRLGMDDRPPGAAGSAGGGGCCRNWQPKMWALFEDPYSSKAARVVAFASLFFILVSITTFCLETHEAFNIDVNVTETLVVGNTTTILLTHKVETEPILTYIEGVCVLWFTLEFLVRIICCPDKLLFIKNLLNIIDFVAILPFYLEVGLSGLSSKAARDVLGFLRVVRFVRILRIFKLTRHFVGLRVLGHTLRASTNEFLLLIIFLALGVLIFATMIYYAERIGAKTSDPRGSEHTHFKNIPIGFWWAVVTMTTLGYGDMYPKTWSGMVVGALCALAGVLTIAMPVPVIVNNFGMYYSLAMAKQKLPKKKKKHIPRPAPLDSPTYCKSEENSPRNSTQSDTCPLAVEEGAAERKRSDSKQNGEANVVLSDEEQPLSPSDEEKRPMRRSSTRDKNKKSSTCFLLATGDFSCAADGGIQKESCQDVLSSSYPQGEVVTFS